CTATCGTCGGCTACACCGGCCGCCACGGCTACGAGAAGTGCCTTGAGGACATCATCACCGCCTGCGAGGGGCTGGACGTGACTGTCGTGTTCGCCGGTGACGGCCCGGCCCGTGAATCGCTCGAAGCGACGGCCGAGCACAGCGACGTCGACGTGTGGTTTCTCGGATTTCTTGACCGTGCAGAACTGCCCGAACTGTACTCGACACTCGACGTGTTCGCGTTCCCCAGCCCCGTCGAGACGCAGGGTCTGGTCGCGTTGGAGGCAAACTGCTGTGGGACGCCCGTCGCCGGTGTCGACGCTGGCGCACTCAGCGACACTATCGAGGACGGCGAAACCGGCTACTCCTACGACGAAGGCGACATCGACGGCTTCCGTCGGGCTATCGAGCGCGTCCTCAACGAACGCGAACACCTTCGGGAGCGCTGTCTCGCCCGGCGGGACGTGATCAGCGTCGAGCACGCTATCGACAAACTAGCCGACGTGTACGACAGCGTGCTGTAGCTGTCGCCGGCACAGCGTCTGCGTCGCGTAACTCAGGCCCGCGAGTGCGACCAGCCGATACCGAAAGCGAGCCCGTTGAGTGTGCCAAGCAGTATTCCAAGATAGAAATCCCCCAGTGACACGGCCAGTATCAGGCCGGCCCCGACTCCCAGCGCCAGCCCTTTCAGGACCGTTGGCCAGTGGAGCCAGCTGAGTCGCCCCTCGGCGTCGTCGCTCATACGCTCTCTCGGGTCGCCGGCGAGTAAACTGTACCCCTTCGTCACGGCTGCCCGCGCCGGTCGAGGGCGGACTGGTGGTCCTCCAGAGCAGCGATGCGGTCAGCGACATCTGGATGCGACCCGGGCAGCAGCCGCTCGGAGACGCTCCGCCAGCGGTGAGCGAGCCGTTCGGCCCGCCCCTCCGGCGGAGTTTGCTCGTCGGACGCAATGGCGTGTGGGATCACACAGAGTTCTCGAACACCGGTCTCGGCGGTTCGGATGTCTGTGGTCGGACGCTGGTCGTCTGTCAGCGTCTCCAGCGCGCTGGCGAGTGCTGCCGGGGAGCCACAGATGGCGACACCGCCCGCGTCCGCGGCGTACTCCCGAATCCGTGAGAGGAGCCGGTAACAGGCTGTGCTGGCGAGATACAGCGTCGCCGTGACCGGTATCGCGATGACAGCGAAGAGCAGCATCACGAGGTGAATGTTCCCGCCAGCGACCCACGTCCCGTCCTCGTCGTCGCCGCCGAGGAACCAGTGGAAGAACATCGAGTACTGCAGCGTCTTTCCGAGCGTGCGAGTAAACAGCGCGCTGACGGTCGGGAGGAACGCGGCCGCAGTCATGACGAACGCGTCGCCGTTCTTGAGGTGGGCCAGTTCGTGGGCGATGACGGCGTCGAGTTCCGCGTCGTCGAGCTGGTCGACGAGCGCCGTGGTCACGACCAGCGTCTGTTCGCCGGGCCGGCTGGCGACGTAGCTGTTGGGCGTCTCCGAGTCGATGACTGTCACGTCCGGTGTCACCATATCCGCCGTCTGTGCCAGCCGAGCCACTCGCTCTCGGAGGCGGTCGGCGGTTTCGCTACGCCGTATCTTCGCCCGCATCGCGTCGACGGATTCAGGATCGGACGCCCTAGATTCGGTCGCAGTTGTTCCGGAATCCCGGAGCGTCATCCGGTAGCCGTAGATGGACTGGACGGCGAGCACGAGCGGCGTCCCGACGAGGACGACGGGCCACAGCGGCACGATATCGAACCCCATCGTCCAGAACAGCGTCCCGGTATCGTAGCCGACCAGCGGCAGGAGACCGAACGCGACGTGGCCCAGCACGTACGTGACGGCGACAGCCACGGCGTCAAAGGCGACGAGCACCACTACGAGCGCGAGGAGGCGTGCGCGGAGGGACCACGTAGTGGACGGGCGGGGAGCCATAATTGTTCGTTCGTTATGACGAACAAAAAGCGTACGGGAGGGTCCGGCCCTGCCTCAGGCCAGCGCGCTGCCGGCCCGAATTATTTCGCGTTCACCAAACGCCGGGCCGACCAGTTGCAGCCCCACAGGTAGCCCGTCGTCGGTTTCGCCGGCGGGGACGGAGACGGCCGGGAGGTTCGCGAGGTTCACCGGCGTCGTGTTGGCGTCTGCCAGGTACATCGTGAGCGGGTCGTCAAGGCTCTCGCCGCGTTTCATCGGGGGGACGGGCATCGTGGGTGAGGCGAGCACGTCGGCGTCCTCAAGCGCCTCGTCGAAGTCCTGTTTGACCCACGCACGAGCGTCCTGGGCCTTCTTGTAGTACTTGTCGTGGTAGCCCGCCGAAAGGGCGTAGGTTCCGAGGAGAATCCGACGCTTGACCTCCTCGCCGAAGCCTTCCTCACGGGCGTTCGCGAAGGACTCGTTCCAGTTGCCGTCGTAGCCGCCGGACTGCCCGTACCGGACGCCGTCGAACCGCGCGAGGTTCGAGGAGGCCTCGGACATCGCGATGACGTAGTACGCCTCGACAGCGTGTTCGACGGAGGGGAGGTCGACCTCGTGGTAGCTCGCACCCTGTGCTTCGAGGTCGTCCATCGCCGCCCAGAACGTCTCGACGACGTCCTCGTCGGCCCCGTCCAGCAGTTCCGTCGGAACGCCGATAGAGA
The genomic region above belongs to Haloarcula hispanica ATCC 33960 and contains:
- a CDS encoding M48 family metallopeptidase, with the translated sequence MAPRPSTTWSLRARLLALVVVLVAFDAVAVAVTYVLGHVAFGLLPLVGYDTGTLFWTMGFDIVPLWPVVLVGTPLVLAVQSIYGYRMTLRDSGTTATESRASDPESVDAMRAKIRRSETADRLRERVARLAQTADMVTPDVTVIDSETPNSYVASRPGEQTLVVTTALVDQLDDAELDAVIAHELAHLKNGDAFVMTAAAFLPTVSALFTRTLGKTLQYSMFFHWFLGGDDEDGTWVAGGNIHLVMLLFAVIAIPVTATLYLASTACYRLLSRIREYAADAGGVAICGSPAALASALETLTDDQRPTTDIRTAETGVRELCVIPHAIASDEQTPPEGRAERLAHRWRSVSERLLPGSHPDVADRIAALEDHQSALDRRGQP
- the gatA gene encoding Asp-tRNA(Asn)/Glu-tRNA(Gln) amidotransferase subunit GatA, producing MTAYNGYITDETIEGADDGPLADKTVAVKDNISTEGVRTTCGSAMLEDYVPPYDATVVERLKDAGATIPGKTNMDEFGMGTTTETSAFGPVENPVAEGRVPGGSSGGSAAVVAAGDADLALGSDTGGSIRCPAAFCGVVGIKPTYGLVSRYGLVAYANSLEQIGPIAPSVEGAAELLDVIAGPDEHDATTQEAPESDGSYAAAADGDVDGLSIGVPTELLDGADEDVVETFWAAMDDLEAQGASYHEVDLPSVEHAVEAYYVIAMSEASSNLARFDGVRYGQSGGYDGNWNESFANAREEGFGEEVKRRILLGTYALSAGYHDKYYKKAQDARAWVKQDFDEALEDADVLASPTMPVPPMKRGESLDDPLTMYLADANTTPVNLANLPAVSVPAGETDDGLPVGLQLVGPAFGEREIIRAGSALA